One Streptomyces sp. ML-6 DNA segment encodes these proteins:
- a CDS encoding NAD(P)H-binding protein translates to MTNTQNGQTTEKKTTLVIGGTGKTGRRVAERLTARGLPVRVGSRNGEPPFDWENPGTWEAALDGVGAVYVTYYPDLAFPGAAEAVGAFSALAVKKGARRLVLLSGRGEEGAVISEDKLKESGADWTVVRANWFNQNFNESFFLEPVLSGELALPTADAVEPFVDADDIADVVTAALTDDKHIGRTYELSGPRLLSFHDVAAELSKATGREITYIPVGLDDYRAVLRENGLPVEFADLFGLILDGRNASVVHGVEEALGRKPRDFSDFAKDAAATGVWNV, encoded by the coding sequence ATGACGAACACGCAGAACGGACAGACGACCGAGAAGAAGACGACCCTGGTGATCGGCGGCACCGGCAAGACCGGACGCCGGGTCGCGGAGCGGCTCACCGCACGGGGGCTGCCGGTGCGTGTGGGCTCGCGCAACGGCGAACCGCCCTTCGACTGGGAGAACCCCGGCACCTGGGAGGCGGCACTGGACGGCGTCGGGGCCGTCTACGTCACCTACTACCCCGACCTCGCCTTCCCGGGCGCCGCCGAAGCCGTCGGAGCCTTCTCCGCACTCGCCGTGAAGAAGGGCGCGCGCCGCCTGGTGCTGCTCTCCGGACGCGGCGAGGAGGGCGCGGTCATCAGCGAGGACAAGCTCAAGGAGTCCGGCGCCGACTGGACCGTCGTACGGGCCAACTGGTTCAACCAGAACTTCAACGAGAGCTTCTTCCTGGAGCCCGTCCTCTCCGGGGAGCTCGCCCTGCCGACCGCCGACGCCGTGGAGCCGTTCGTCGACGCCGACGACATCGCCGACGTCGTCACCGCGGCCCTCACCGACGACAAGCACATCGGCCGGACCTACGAACTGTCCGGCCCCCGGCTGCTCAGCTTCCACGACGTGGCCGCCGAACTGTCGAAGGCCACCGGCCGGGAGATCACCTACATCCCGGTCGGGCTCGACGACTACCGGGCGGTCCTGCGGGAGAACGGGCTGCCGGTCGAGTTCGCCGACCTGTTCGGCCTGATCCTCGACGGACGCAACGCCAGCGTCGTCCACGGGGTGGAGGAGGCCCTCGGCCGCAAGCCGCGGGACTTCTCCGACTTCGCGAAGGACGCCGCCGCGACCGGCGTCTGGAACGTCTGA
- a CDS encoding hemerythrin domain-containing protein, with the protein MSSTMSSERLDTLPGHFHGFALMHVAMRRDARRLTAAAPRLAATGPDPAVAEWWQRLRDVIDWHHHSEDELLWPELLRRLPGAEDVARALDGDHAELDAAMDGVGAALRPGADPAAMTPAAARFDEVLHEHLAAEEKVVFPLFARLDARDYLALEQRLVRTAPRGVLTYLPPWMFDGAEPRSVSLVAATMPPPVRLLGRTVLRRRYERGLAAIATPGRRN; encoded by the coding sequence ATGAGCAGCACCATGTCCAGCGAGCGCCTGGACACCCTGCCCGGACACTTCCACGGCTTCGCGCTCATGCACGTGGCGATGCGCCGCGACGCGCGACGGCTGACGGCCGCCGCGCCCCGGCTCGCCGCCACCGGACCGGACCCGGCCGTCGCCGAGTGGTGGCAACGGCTGCGCGACGTCATCGACTGGCACCACCACAGCGAGGACGAACTGCTCTGGCCCGAACTGCTGCGCCGGCTGCCCGGCGCCGAGGACGTGGCACGGGCCCTGGACGGGGACCACGCCGAGCTGGACGCGGCGATGGACGGAGTGGGCGCCGCCCTGCGGCCGGGTGCCGACCCGGCGGCGATGACACCGGCGGCCGCCCGCTTCGACGAGGTCCTGCACGAACACCTCGCGGCCGAGGAGAAGGTCGTCTTCCCGCTCTTCGCCCGCCTCGACGCCCGGGACTACCTGGCACTGGAGCAACGCCTGGTGCGCACCGCGCCGCGGGGCGTCCTCACGTACCTCCCGCCGTGGATGTTCGACGGCGCGGAACCACGGTCCGTGTCCCTGGTCGCGGCGACGATGCCGCCACCGGTACGCCTCCTCGGCCGTACGGTGCTCAGACGCCGCTACGAGCGCGGACTCGCCGCGATCGCCACCCCCGGCCGACGGAACTGA